TACGATCGGAGCTGCCCTGGTGATCATCGCCGGCGGCATCGACCTGTCCATCGGTTCCGTCGTCGGGTGTGCTGCCGTGCTCTTCGGCGTTCTCATGGAAGGCGGCATTCCGCCCGTGGGAGCCGTGCTCTTGACCCTCCTTTTCGGCTTGTTCGTGGGACTGGCCAACGGTCTGCTGATTACCCAACTGAAGTTACAACCCTTCCTGGTCACCCTCTGCGGCATGTTCATCTACCGGGGTGTTGCCCGCCTGCTCGGCGGTACGGTCAGCCGAACCCGTGCCCTCGAAGAGCATCCAGAGTTCGCAGACGCCCTGCGTCAGGTCCGCTATGTACTCGTTGGCAAGGATGCGACGGGAGAGCTGATCTTTCCGGCTCAATTCCTCCTATTGCTGCTGGTGGCGTTTGCTATCGGCTATATCTTGCACCGCACGGCTTATGGCCGATACTGGTACGCCATCGGTTACAACGACCAGGCGGCCCGCTACGCCGGCATCGCCGTCGATCGCCATCGCATTGCGGTGTATGTGCTGTGCTCGTTCCTGGCGGCACTCGCGGGGGTGCTACTCTTGCTGGACATGCCTTCTGTGCAATCCGATAGCGGGGGTTTGGGTCTGGAACTGTACGCTATCCTGGGGGCCGTGCTGGGGGGGTGCAGCCTGCGGGGCGGCGAAGGGACGGCAGTAGGCATGGTCCTGGGAGCCATGGTGCTACCGGTGCTGGAAAATCTGGTCAGTTTCCGGGGTCTGAAAAGCGACGTCATTCCCGCTGTCATCGGGCTGACCTTGCTCCTGGGCACCATGCTTGATGAGTGGATTCGCCGTCGCTCACACCCCCGGCCTTGAGGTGCAGTCGCGGTCGATTCGTTTGTGGAAGCGCCGGTTTTATCGCAACCACTTGTCGCAGTAGTCCATGAAGACTTTCCAATC
This Thermogemmata fonticola DNA region includes the following protein-coding sequences:
- a CDS encoding ABC transporter permease, with the translated sequence MTRVLGVLGLLIALYAALILSNPSAGKADNLIDVANIQGRYGLITIGAALVIIAGGIDLSIGSVVGCAAVLFGVLMEGGIPPVGAVLLTLLFGLFVGLANGLLITQLKLQPFLVTLCGMFIYRGVARLLGGTVSRTRALEEHPEFADALRQVRYVLVGKDATGELIFPAQFLLLLLVAFAIGYILHRTAYGRYWYAIGYNDQAARYAGIAVDRHRIAVYVLCSFLAALAGVLLLLDMPSVQSDSGGLGLELYAILGAVLGGCSLRGGEGTAVGMVLGAMVLPVLENLVSFRGLKSDVIPAVIGLTLLLGTMLDEWIRRRSHPRP